CGGGACTTGCCGGGGAAGGGCTTGCCGGAGCGCTCCAGAAACCCTGGGTGCTGGCGCTGTTCAGCCTGCTGCTGGTTGCACTGTCACTCTCGATGTTCGACGTCTACGAGCTTCAGCTGCCCTCTTCGCTGCAAACGAGCCTGAACAAAACCACCGGCAAGCTCAAGGGCGGTAAATTCGCTGGCGTGTTCCTGATGGGCGCCATTTCTGCGCTGATCGTCGGCCCCTGCGTGGCCGCACCGCTGGCCGGAACGCTGGTCTATATCAGCCAGACGAAGGATGTGTTCATCGGCGGTCTGGCGCTCTTTTCGATGGCGATGGGCATGAGCGTGCCGCTGCTACTTATCGGCCTTTCCGCCGGAAGCTTGCTTCCGAAAGCCGGAGCCTGGATGATCGGCGTCAAATACGTGTTCGGTCTGTTGCTGCTTGCCGTTGCTATCTGGATGGTAACGCCCGTGCTACCGCCACAGGCTCTGATGGTCGCGTGGGGTACGCTCGGTATCCTCTGCGCGGTCTTCGCCGGAGTCTTCGGCCCACCCGCCGAAAAACTCACCATCGGCGGCAAATTCAAAAAAGCACTCGGTCTGGTGCTCTTCATCATCGGCGTCATGGAACTGGTAGGAGCGGCATCTGGCGGTACCGATGCGCTGAAACCGCTCTCGGGATTCCACAGTGTTTCCGGCTCGGTTGCCACAAAGACAGAGCACCTCACCTTCAAGCGAGTCCACTCCATCGACGAACTCGATCGTGAACTGCAAGCCTCCGCAGGCAACCCCGTCATGCTTGATTTTTACGCCGATTGGTGCGTTTCGTGCAAGGAGCTGGAAAAGTTCACCTTCAGCGATCCCAAGGTGCAGCAGGCGCTTGCAAACGTCACACTGCTGCAGGTCGATGTGACGGCAAACAGTGAAGACGACAAAGCTCTGATGAAACGTTTCAGCCTGTTTGGCCCGCCCGGAATCATCTTTTTCGACAAGTCAGGCAACGAGCAATCAGACAACAGGATTATTGGATTTGTCGAGGCTCAGGAATTCCTGAGACACTTGGAGAGATTATGAGTGATGAATTGAAGAAGAGTTGACGAAATGGAGGATCAGGAATGATCAGGGGGCGGGCTTATTTGTCCGCCTTTTTTGTTTTACGAGCTTGATCGCGATCCCGGCGTGAACAGATTTAAAGCTTCGTGAGTAAACGCTTTCCTAAACTTTTCGTAGTTTTTTGATAATACTGATGCCCGCAAAATAGCTGGAGAGAGATTGCTCATGTCTGCGTTCGCAAAGAAATCAAAAGCTGGTTCGCAGACATCGCGGCCACAAACGATAAAGCAGGCGAGCCGCCCGTTTTTTGACCAGAGCCCCGAGACCACACCATTCTTTCAGAAACAGCCCGAAGCTGCGGTCGCAAGCGAGGATAAAAGCTTGCGCCGTCTTGATTTTCGAAATGTCACCCGACCACCATCGAATGCCAGGTTGCGTATCCCGTCGTCAGCCGATCTTCAAGGGATGCTGACGTCTGGAACCGTAGATAAGGCTGTAGTCCTTTCGCGAGTTCGCAAGCTGCTTGAGCGAATGTATCGTGAAGGGCGCCTGTACTCTTTTACCTCCAGTGTCGATAGCGATATGACTACCGATATCGATACGGCGATGGCGGCTATTTTTCCATCACCGGGCTATCTCGATCAGGCAGCCTTCGAGCGCTACATCGACCCTTCCGATCGGAAGATGGTGTACGAATCTGTTGACGATTCCTACACTACGCCCGATACCAAAGACCATGCCAAACTGAAAAAAGGGCTTGAGGCCGCAGCAGCTACAGCCGGTACGGTAGCCAACGACAAAACCGGGCTGGAAGCGGTATTTGGTAATGGCAAGAGGCCTGTTCTTACCATGGGAAAATTGTGGAGTTTCCCATCCATAACAAACGAAAAGTACGTCACTACTGCGCAGCAAAACTACAGGACAATCCAGGGTCGCCTCAACTATCTGGCAACAACTATTGATACGAATATCTCTACGGACTACAACCTTGATTCCCAGGAAACTTTTCTCGGTGGATGGGCTGCGTATGATGACCAGGAGTTGTTCATCATGTCCACAGTCGTCTCTGATCCAGAGACCCCTCGCTCGAAGACTATACTTCTCCACGAGGCAGCTCACCTTTCCAACTCCGACATCAAGGATTACGTCTATTACGGCACTTCTGGCTACGAGTCTGCAGAAGAGGAAACAAAGATCAACAATGCGGCGCATTATGAGGAGCTTCCCCGACGGGATTGGGGCGTAAGTAAATATGCCGGTAAAACGTTTACACCAGGCGTTTCAGGATCGGGCAAGACCACGACAACCGAGGAGAAAGTCAAGAATGAGACTGTGAACTATTATAGAATGGCTTGGGATGCTGCCGTCACCGTCCATGACCTTCTGAAGTATGTTTACATTCAGCAGGTGGATGGCGAAAGCCTCGGGGACACCTGGTTGGAGGAGGTAAAGACTCTAGCTCGACTGCTTGAAGTGTCACAGTTGATGGACTTGACTTTGCACGAGCAATCAAAAGTCCCTCCGCAGATTACCTTGCTTGACGTTACAACGGCAGAAAGTATCGCAAGAGGGGTTGGGTTTGTTGAGGGCTATGTAAAGCCGTTCCCTGATGGAACAGTGCCTGATTTGGCTATGACTGTTCGTTATGCCGTAAGCTTGTCTGTTGACGATGCCCTGGCTGCATATGGTGGCCTGTTGGGTGACGCCGCCCGAGACCGCAAGCTTGTTGACTGGCTTCACGATCATTACAAAAACGTCTATGTATGACCGAATAAACAGCCTCGATCCTGTCCGGTGGTCAGACGTTTTCGTTTGACCACAAGACCAGTCTTCACAACCCCTCGAAAAACCCTTCCAGCGAGGTCTGCGCCACTTCTTCATCTCCTTCTTTAATCAGCTCGAAAGTTTTGTTTTCCGCCTTTGGATGCCATAACGAAATCACCGCAGCTTCGGCGACGTCGCCGCGATCGATCGAGCCGGTGATTT
This portion of the Chlorobaculum parvum NCIB 8327 genome encodes:
- the dsbD gene encoding protein-disulfide reductase DsbD, producing MIKQVTPRRLISVFTVLLILLMRSTTGLAADFLDPEQAFKISAELTGNKTIALHWNIAESYKLYKNQMTVDVTSGTATLGNPSFPEGILFTDPTTGEKEIIYHDKLTVEVPIKEALAPFTVSVGYQGCSEDGLCYPPITTDFRVDPSKPGVLSIVTEPDGSGSAGLLPATAQVQPETVTPASTASKESGGQNDLSLAKSTLESGSWWKISAAFLLFGLLLSFTPCVLPMVPILSSIIVGEGESTKMKSFLMAVAYCLGMALVYTSLGVAAGLAGEGLAGALQKPWVLALFSLLLVALSLSMFDVYELQLPSSLQTSLNKTTGKLKGGKFAGVFLMGAISALIVGPCVAAPLAGTLVYISQTKDVFIGGLALFSMAMGMSVPLLLIGLSAGSLLPKAGAWMIGVKYVFGLLLLAVAIWMVTPVLPPQALMVAWGTLGILCAVFAGVFGPPAEKLTIGGKFKKALGLVLFIIGVMELVGAASGGTDALKPLSGFHSVSGSVATKTEHLTFKRVHSIDELDRELQASAGNPVMLDFYADWCVSCKELEKFTFSDPKVQQALANVTLLQVDVTANSEDDKALMKRFSLFGPPGIIFFDKSGNEQSDNRIIGFVEAQEFLRHLERL